A genomic window from Dehalococcoidales bacterium includes:
- a CDS encoding MgtC/SapB family protein → MPAEVEMVLRLLLAAALGAIIGFQRERAGKPAGTRTHSLISLGAALFAVVSALAFPDADPTRIAAGIVTGIGFLGAGAIIRREGGLVGGLTTATTIWAVAGIGLAAGVGMYIVAPVATAIALVILFIPHASE, encoded by the coding sequence ATGCCTGCTGAAGTGGAAATGGTACTGCGACTTCTGCTGGCGGCCGCACTTGGTGCTATCATCGGCTTCCAGCGAGAACGGGCCGGCAAGCCCGCCGGTACCAGGACGCACAGCCTGATAAGTCTCGGTGCTGCACTGTTTGCCGTGGTCTCTGCGCTGGCCTTCCCGGATGCCGACCCCACCCGCATTGCCGCTGGAATCGTGACCGGTATCGGCTTTCTCGGTGCCGGTGCCATAATCCGTCGTGAAGGTGGCCTGGTGGGTGGGCTGACCACGGCAACAACAATCTGGGCAGTAGCAGGTATCGGCCTGGCCGCCGGAGTGGGCATGTACATCGTGGCACCGGTAGCAACCGCTATTGCACTGGTGATATTGTTTATCCCTCACGCCAGCGAGTAG